One Pieris napi unplaced genomic scaffold, ilPieNapi1.2, whole genome shotgun sequence genomic window carries:
- the LOC125062976 gene encoding histone H4: MTGRGKGGKGLGKGGAKRHRKVLRDNIQGITKPAIRRLARRGGVKRISGLIYEETRGVLKVFLENVIRDAVTYTEHAKRKTVTAMDVVYALKRQGRTLYGFGG, encoded by the coding sequence ATGACCGGTCGCGGTAAGGGAGGAAAGGGATTGGGAAAAGGTGGTGCGAAGCGTCACAGGAAGGTGCTCCGTGATAACATCCAGGGTATCACCAAGCCGGCGATTCGTCGTCTGGCGCGCAGGGGCGGCGTGAAACGTATCTCCGGTCTCATATACGAGGAGACCCGCGGTGTTCTCAAGGTTTTCCTCGAGAACGTCATCCGCGACGCGGTAACCTACACGGAGCACGCCAAGAGGAAGACCGTCACCGCCATGGACGTTGTGTACGCTCTGAAGCGCCAGGGCCGCACCCTCTACGGTTTCGGCGGTTAA